One genomic window of Campylobacter fetus subsp. fetus includes the following:
- the rlmN gene encoding 23S rRNA (adenine(2503)-C(2))-methyltransferase RlmN, whose amino-acid sequence MRNLLDLSQDELANLLSPKFRAKQIYEWVYKKNARSFDEMTNISKDVRENLKSEFYLDPLTCVRSETSKDGSIKYLFKLTDGKTIESVLLPMKEEISSEDGSVERHSRYTICVSSQVGCKMGCSFCLTAKGGFVRNLSAGEIVAQILWIKRENNIPYERRVNVVYMGMGEPLDNLTNVSKAVSILKDNDGLAIGARRQTISTSGLASQIKKLGELDLGVLLAISLHAVTDELRAKLMPINKAYNIAAVMDAVRAFPIDMRKRVMFEYLIMDKVNDNLSDAKALVKLLHGIKAKVNLILFNPHEGSQYQRPSIENVDNFRTYLQSRGVTCTIRQSKGLDISAACGQLKERSKVEM is encoded by the coding sequence ATGAGAAATTTATTAGATCTATCTCAAGATGAATTAGCAAATTTACTATCACCGAAATTTAGAGCTAAACAAATTTATGAGTGGGTTTATAAGAAAAATGCAAGAAGTTTTGATGAGATGACTAACATATCAAAAGATGTTAGAGAAAATTTGAAAAGCGAATTTTACCTTGATCCACTAACTTGCGTTAGGAGTGAAACCAGCAAAGACGGAAGCATAAAGTATCTATTTAAACTAACAGATGGCAAAACTATCGAAAGTGTTTTACTACCTATGAAAGAGGAAATTTCAAGCGAGGATGGCAGCGTAGAACGTCACTCGCGTTATACTATCTGTGTTAGTTCGCAAGTCGGCTGTAAGATGGGCTGTAGCTTTTGCCTAACGGCTAAAGGTGGATTTGTTAGAAATCTCAGCGCCGGAGAGATCGTAGCACAAATTTTATGGATAAAAAGAGAAAATAATATACCTTACGAACGCAGAGTAAATGTCGTATATATGGGTATGGGCGAACCGCTTGATAATCTTACTAACGTTAGTAAAGCAGTTAGCATTCTAAAAGACAACGACGGACTTGCTATCGGCGCTAGACGTCAGACTATAAGCACTAGCGGACTTGCGTCTCAGATAAAAAAACTAGGTGAGCTTGACCTTGGAGTGCTTCTAGCTATATCGCTTCACGCCGTAACAGATGAGCTTCGCGCAAAACTTATGCCGATAAACAAAGCTTATAACATAGCTGCCGTTATGGACGCAGTGAGAGCTTTTCCCATCGATATGAGAAAAAGAGTTATGTTTGAATATCTTATAATGGATAAAGTCAATGACAATCTAAGCGACGCAAAAGCACTTGTCAAACTTCTACACGGTATAAAAGCAAAAGTAAATTTAATACTTTTCAATCCGCATGAAGGAAGCCAGTACCAAAGACCGAGCATAGAAAACGTGGACAATTTCAGAACTTATCTGCAAAGTCGCGGCGTAACTTGCACTATTCGTCAAAGTAAAGGACTTGATATAAGTGCTGCTTGTGGTCAGCTAAAAGAGAGAAGTAAGGTTGAAATGTGA
- a CDS encoding pseudouridine synthase family protein, which yields MAYKKFKLGYFLGEKAYRIFLNLGYSMKEAQKLCDKGRLLVNDAVCGKNDPVFGEAYFIDYECEPKGLKPIFECDEFGVFDKPSGVLSHPNGRNCEYSLCDEIWSLWGKKACVAHRLDRETSGVIVVAKNANSALNLKKSFENRAVAKTYLAFVRGKFDGNGLDKFHINDFEDFKDKLEFFDNIQGFVIDKNMDITKDYDDIKIRMEICPEGKRAVTVVKLVEYYPKFDISLVECYPLTGRQHQIRLHLFHMKHRILGDPIYGLDKFNVEQILDGVMSERDRVKNTGASRLMLHAKSVKFKFKDQVFEIRSEQDFNFNK from the coding sequence ATGGCTTATAAAAAGTTTAAATTAGGATATTTTTTGGGCGAAAAAGCTTACCGTATTTTTTTAAATTTAGGTTATAGTATGAAAGAAGCTCAAAAGCTTTGTGACAAAGGTAGATTGCTCGTAAATGACGCTGTTTGCGGTAAAAACGATCCGGTTTTCGGGGAAGCTTATTTTATAGATTACGAGTGTGAGCCAAAGGGATTAAAACCTATATTTGAATGTGACGAGTTTGGTGTATTTGATAAACCAAGCGGAGTTTTATCTCATCCAAATGGTAGAAATTGCGAGTATAGTTTATGTGATGAAATTTGGTCTTTGTGGGGCAAAAAAGCTTGTGTTGCCCATAGACTTGACCGAGAAACAAGCGGAGTTATCGTTGTGGCTAAAAATGCGAATTCCGCGTTAAATTTAAAAAAATCTTTTGAAAATAGGGCAGTAGCAAAAACTTATCTGGCTTTTGTGAGAGGCAAATTTGACGGTAATGGACTTGATAAATTTCATATAAATGACTTTGAGGATTTTAAAGATAAGCTAGAATTTTTTGATAATATCCAAGGTTTTGTTATCGATAAAAATATGGATATAACAAAAGATTATGATGATATAAAAATCAGAATGGAAATTTGTCCGGAAGGAAAGAGAGCTGTGACCGTAGTAAAACTCGTAGAGTATTATCCTAAATTTGATATCAGCTTGGTTGAGTGTTATCCACTCACCGGAAGACAACATCAGATTCGCTTACATTTGTTTCATATGAAACATAGAATTTTGGGTGATCCGATTTACGGCTTGGATAAATTTAATGTAGAGCAAATTTTAGATGGCGTGATGAGCGAGCGCGATAGGGTGAAAAATACTGGAGCATCAAGGCTAATGCTCCACGCAAAATCAGTTAAATTTAAATTTAAAGATCAAGTATTTGAGATAAGATCAGAACAAGATTTTAATTTTAATAAATAA
- a CDS encoding competence protein TfoX yields the protein MSSKREFLDFVLEGLDNISFKVMMGEFILYYKGKIIGGIYDDRLLIKKTKSAEKIIKNIKYGLPYPNAKEMILIENLEDKKYLMQLFKEIYQELYVKGI from the coding sequence GTGAGTTCAAAAAGAGAATTTTTAGACTTTGTTTTAGAAGGTTTAGACAACATCAGCTTTAAAGTGATGATGGGCGAATTCATACTATATTATAAAGGCAAAATCATAGGCGGAATATATGATGATAGACTACTAATAAAAAAGACGAAATCCGCCGAAAAAATCATAAAAAATATAAAATACGGACTACCATATCCTAATGCAAAAGAGATGATTTTGATCGAGAACTTAGAAGATAAAAAATATTTAATGCAACTTTTTAAAGAAATTTATCAAGAATTATACGTCAAAGGAATATAA
- the purB gene encoding adenylosuccinate lyase, protein MVDRYSRKIMSDKWSMQAKYDAWLKVELAAVKAWNKLDFIPDDDCEKICKNAKFDIARIDEIEKTTKHDVIAFLTSVSESLGEESRFVHFGMTSSDCIDTAVALQIKDSLDLILEDISNLMNALKTRAIEHKNTLMVGRSHGIHGEPITFGLVLAIWYDEIKRAYELLEHAKKTISVGMISGAMGNFAHAPLELEELVCEYLGLSPAPASNQVIQRDRYAQVVSALALLASSCEKIAVAIRHYQRTEVYEAEEYFSPGQKGSSAMPHKRNPVLSENVTGLCRMIRSYTIPAMENVALWHERDISHSSVERFILPDSFVTTDFMLNRLTNLISNLVVYPENMMKNLNLTGGLVFSQRVLLELPKREVSREDAYKIVQRNAMKVWADLQEGKKAIDENGHSLFLQNLLNDIDLRAKLNEKEIKECFDYSYYTKNVDKIFKRVFK, encoded by the coding sequence GTGGTAGATAGATACTCCAGAAAAATTATGAGCGATAAATGGAGCATGCAAGCAAAATATGATGCTTGGCTAAAAGTAGAACTAGCAGCTGTAAAAGCATGGAATAAACTAGACTTTATCCCAGATGATGACTGTGAAAAAATATGCAAAAACGCTAAATTCGATATAGCTCGCATAGACGAGATAGAAAAAACTACGAAACACGACGTTATAGCCTTTTTAACTAGCGTAAGCGAAAGCTTAGGAGAAGAGAGTCGTTTCGTACATTTTGGTATGACGAGCAGTGACTGTATAGATACTGCTGTCGCACTTCAGATAAAAGATAGTTTAGATCTCATACTTGAAGATATATCAAATTTAATGAATGCTTTAAAGACTCGCGCGATAGAACATAAAAATACGCTTATGGTAGGTCGCAGCCACGGAATTCACGGTGAGCCGATAACATTTGGTTTAGTGCTTGCTATATGGTATGACGAGATAAAAAGAGCTTACGAACTTCTAGAACATGCTAAAAAGACGATAAGCGTAGGTATGATAAGCGGAGCTATGGGAAACTTCGCTCACGCTCCGCTTGAGCTTGAAGAGCTTGTTTGTGAGTATCTTGGTCTAAGTCCTGCTCCAGCGTCAAATCAAGTCATACAAAGAGACAGATACGCTCAAGTTGTAAGTGCGCTTGCCCTGCTCGCTAGTAGTTGCGAAAAAATAGCGGTCGCGATAAGGCACTATCAAAGAACAGAAGTTTATGAAGCCGAAGAGTACTTTAGTCCCGGACAAAAAGGCTCAAGCGCTATGCCTCATAAAAGAAATCCAGTCTTAAGCGAAAACGTGACCGGTCTTTGTAGAATGATCCGCTCATACACTATCCCGGCTATGGAAAACGTAGCTTTATGGCACGAAAGAGATATCAGCCATAGCTCAGTCGAGAGATTTATACTTCCTGATAGTTTCGTAACGACTGATTTTATGCTAAATCGTCTTACGAATTTAATCTCAAATTTAGTAGTATATCCGGAAAATATGATGAAAAATCTAAATCTAACCGGCGGACTTGTATTTTCTCAACGTGTCTTGCTTGAACTTCCAAAACGAGAAGTTAGCCGCGAAGATGCTTATAAAATCGTCCAAAGAAATGCTATGAAAGTATGGGCTGATCTGCAAGAAGGCAAAAAAGCCATAGACGAAAACGGACACAGTCTATTTTTACAAAATTTACTAAACGACATCGATCTAAGAGCAAAATTAAACGAAAAAGAGATAAAAGAGTGCTTTGACTATAGCTACTATACAAAGAACGTAGATAAAATCTTTAAAAGAGTATTTAAATAG